In Halorussus limi, a genomic segment contains:
- the dph2 gene encoding diphthamide biosynthesis enzyme Dph2, with amino-acid sequence MSQDSEYSEGDLRNTGMSLKHDREWDYELDRIVEAVEERDATKVGLQFPEGLKRRGPKVADDIRELVPDDVTVMLSGQPCYGACDLDTFLMKRTDVFVHFGHSPMKNTDKVIYVPLFSNVDVFPIMEESLDELADPDEDPHVGLVTTAQHMNRFEEMKSWLDERGYEVHTRRGDDRLTHEGQVLGCNYASADIDADQVLYVGGGKFHPLGLAMEHPDKNVVIADPVNNVVTVADTEKFLKQRYASVHKAMDAEKWGVIFCTKIGQGRWEQAQEILDDNDDAYLITMDEVTPDRLRNFDMDAFVNTGCPRITTDDGPQFHKPMLTPGEYEIAVGNKPLDELSFDTFHGTW; translated from the coding sequence ATGAGCCAAGACTCCGAGTACAGCGAGGGAGACCTCCGAAACACCGGCATGTCTCTCAAGCACGACCGGGAGTGGGATTACGAACTTGACCGCATCGTGGAGGCGGTAGAGGAGCGCGACGCCACCAAGGTCGGACTGCAGTTCCCCGAGGGACTGAAGCGCCGCGGCCCGAAGGTCGCCGACGACATCCGCGAACTCGTCCCCGACGACGTGACCGTGATGCTGTCGGGCCAGCCCTGTTACGGGGCCTGCGACCTCGACACCTTCCTGATGAAGCGGACCGACGTGTTCGTCCACTTCGGCCACTCGCCGATGAAGAACACGGACAAGGTCATCTACGTCCCCCTCTTCTCGAACGTGGACGTGTTCCCCATCATGGAGGAGTCGCTCGACGAACTCGCCGACCCCGACGAGGACCCTCACGTCGGACTCGTCACCACGGCCCAGCACATGAACCGCTTCGAGGAGATGAAGTCGTGGCTGGACGAGCGCGGCTACGAGGTCCACACCCGCCGGGGCGACGACCGACTCACCCACGAGGGGCAGGTGCTGGGCTGTAACTACGCCAGCGCCGACATCGACGCCGATCAAGTACTGTACGTCGGCGGCGGGAAGTTCCACCCGCTCGGCCTCGCGATGGAGCATCCCGACAAGAACGTCGTCATCGCCGACCCCGTCAACAACGTCGTCACGGTCGCAGACACCGAGAAGTTCCTGAAACAGCGCTACGCCTCGGTCCACAAGGCGATGGACGCCGAGAAGTGGGGCGTCATCTTCTGCACTAAAATCGGACAGGGCCGCTGGGAACAGGCCCAAGAGATTCTCGACGACAACGACGACGCCTACCTCATCACGATGGACGAGGTGACCCCCGACCGACTCCGAAACTTCGACATGGACGCCTTCGTGAACACCGGATGCCCGCGCATCACGACCGACGACGGCCCGCAGTTCCACAAGCCGATGCTGACCCCCGGCGAGTACGAAATCGCGGTCGGCAACAAGCCGCTGGACGAACTCAGCTTCGACACGTTCCACGGCACGTGGTGA
- a CDS encoding GrpB family protein has product MVGLERGTVELRPHQPEWKRHYEAEVRRLEAIAGDRLLDYEHVGSTAVEELAAKPIIDLLAVVADVEDATELVPLLESHGYEYRPEDDVPERLFLAKGPRTNRTHYLSLTERDTDCYREAIAFRDFLRSHPDVAQEYEALKRELAKKHPDDREAYTERKGEFVERVLRRAMDE; this is encoded by the coding sequence ATGGTCGGCTTGGAGCGCGGGACGGTAGAACTTCGCCCTCACCAACCCGAGTGGAAACGGCATTACGAGGCGGAGGTCCGGCGACTGGAGGCCATCGCCGGTGACCGTCTGCTCGACTACGAACACGTGGGTAGCACCGCCGTCGAGGAACTGGCCGCGAAACCAATCATCGACCTGTTGGCGGTCGTGGCAGACGTGGAGGACGCGACCGAACTCGTCCCGCTCCTCGAATCACACGGCTACGAGTACCGACCGGAAGACGACGTTCCGGAACGACTCTTTCTCGCCAAGGGACCGCGGACGAATCGCACTCACTATCTCTCGCTCACCGAACGCGACACTGACTGCTATCGGGAGGCGATTGCATTCCGCGATTTTCTCCGCTCCCATCCCGACGTTGCCCAGGAGTACGAGGCGCTGAAACGAGAGTTGGCGAAAAAACACCCGGACGACCGGGAGGCGTACACCGAACGAAAAGGTGAGTTCGTCGAGCGCGTCCTCCGGCGTGCGATGGACGAGTGA
- a CDS encoding METTL5 family protein → MDKAALERRLSRVEGFADPRLDLEQYPTPADLAAHLVHLASVHGDLAGETVVDLGTGTGMLALGAACRGPARVLALDRDPAALAQARENERRVVDPGASATGAASATPVEWLLADATRAPLCPSDAPLRPSDAPADRSNVTVLMNPPFGAQAGNEHADRAFLATASRISGTSYSIHNAGSESFVEAFAADEGGEVTHAFRAELTLSRQFGHQTSETEAIDAEVFRIRWE, encoded by the coding sequence ATGGATAAGGCCGCGCTGGAGCGCCGTCTCTCTCGGGTCGAAGGGTTCGCGGACCCGCGACTCGACTTGGAGCAGTATCCGACGCCGGCGGACCTCGCGGCCCACCTCGTCCACCTCGCGAGCGTGCATGGCGACCTCGCGGGCGAGACGGTCGTTGACCTCGGCACCGGAACCGGAATGCTCGCACTCGGGGCGGCCTGCCGGGGTCCCGCGCGCGTCCTCGCGCTCGACCGCGACCCCGCGGCGCTCGCGCAGGCCCGCGAGAACGAGCGCCGGGTCGTGGACCCGGGCGCGTCCGCGACCGGGGCGGCCTCCGCGACGCCGGTCGAGTGGCTACTCGCCGACGCGACCCGCGCACCGCTCTGTCCGTCGGACGCGCCGCTCCGCCCGTCCGACGCGCCCGCCGACCGGTCGAACGTCACGGTCCTGATGAACCCGCCGTTCGGCGCGCAGGCGGGCAACGAACACGCAGACCGCGCGTTTCTGGCGACCGCGAGTCGGATTTCGGGGACCTCCTACTCGATTCACAACGCCGGGAGCGAGTCGTTCGTGGAGGCGTTCGCCGCCGACGAGGGCGGCGAGGTGACGCACGCCTTCCGGGCCGAGTTGACGCTCTCCCGGCAGTTCGGCCACCAGACCAGCGAGACCGAAGCAATCGACGCCGAGGTCTTCCGGATTCGGTGGGAGTAG
- a CDS encoding rhomboid family intramembrane serine protease: MVQLPPWLPAPAQVAIPVVVLLSLALVRRLDAPAGRWGRRLRSRFLLGVPWGTLVSVMGVLAVYLFVQQGAGNWRNPVTLPFSSWSYLYPVGWLLAPFSHTGPGHLVGNLTTTLAVAPLAEYFYGHFPSKRGENPFFSRTSNPWVRAFVLFPAGVALVGLATSVFAWGPIIGFSGVAFAFVGFALVRYPLMTVVAVSAQGAIRTTYRALLDPRIFGSASRRFGEPWWYGIAVQGHVLGLLLGILLGVAVLYRRRERVGALRLWTGAVVLGMSMTLWALWWYRGESTYVLYRGWGVVFVVTLAVLTTVAATADRRPLFGDVSRQQVGLLALLLPLAVMVGVAIPVNLTTVGDASVPGGGPAIEVHGYDVTYAENVQNQKVSAIDVSMFGETTNVTTSGVIVVNDDREIWTQAVSKGRLAFDGRTRVRVGGVGWAEDVRVQRRGWSAVNGGTAYQVWLRGPDDDEWTHVFASQPAVAGPTLANHSVVVRPADGEFRLLVTRNNSTVADAPIPDPGGNVTLAGIRFTREGRKLFASLDGTRVQVAARETYR; the protein is encoded by the coding sequence ATGGTTCAGTTGCCCCCGTGGTTGCCGGCACCGGCGCAGGTAGCGATTCCGGTCGTCGTCCTGCTGTCGCTCGCGCTGGTCCGGCGGCTCGACGCTCCCGCGGGTCGATGGGGTCGCCGTCTCCGGTCGCGGTTCCTGCTCGGCGTCCCGTGGGGCACTCTCGTCTCGGTGATGGGCGTGCTGGCGGTCTACCTCTTCGTCCAGCAGGGCGCGGGCAACTGGCGCAACCCCGTGACCCTCCCGTTCTCGTCGTGGTCGTACCTCTACCCCGTCGGGTGGCTTCTGGCACCGTTCTCGCACACCGGGCCGGGCCACCTCGTCGGTAACCTCACCACGACGCTCGCGGTCGCACCGCTCGCGGAGTACTTCTACGGGCACTTCCCGTCGAAGCGCGGCGAGAACCCCTTCTTCTCGCGGACGAGCAACCCGTGGGTTCGCGCGTTCGTCCTCTTCCCGGCGGGCGTCGCGCTGGTCGGACTGGCGACCAGCGTGTTCGCGTGGGGTCCCATCATCGGCTTCTCGGGCGTCGCGTTCGCGTTCGTCGGGTTCGCGCTGGTTCGCTACCCGCTAATGACCGTCGTCGCGGTGTCGGCGCAGGGAGCCATCAGGACCACCTATCGGGCCCTGCTCGACCCCCGGATATTCGGGTCGGCGTCGCGGAGGTTCGGCGAACCGTGGTGGTACGGCATCGCGGTGCAGGGCCACGTCCTCGGTCTCCTGCTCGGCATCCTTCTCGGTGTGGCGGTCCTCTACCGGCGGCGCGAGCGAGTCGGCGCGCTCCGACTCTGGACCGGCGCGGTCGTCCTCGGCATGTCGATGACCCTCTGGGCGCTCTGGTGGTACCGCGGCGAGAGCACCTACGTCCTTTATCGCGGGTGGGGCGTCGTCTTCGTCGTCACGCTCGCAGTGCTGACGACAGTCGCCGCGACGGCCGACCGCAGACCGCTGTTCGGCGACGTGTCCCGCCAGCAGGTCGGCCTGCTCGCGCTCCTTCTCCCGCTTGCTGTCATGGTAGGCGTCGCGATTCCGGTCAACCTCACCACGGTCGGCGACGCCAGCGTCCCCGGCGGCGGCCCGGCGATAGAGGTCCACGGATACGACGTGACCTACGCCGAGAACGTCCAGAACCAGAAGGTCTCGGCCATCGACGTGTCGATGTTCGGCGAGACGACCAACGTGACCACCAGCGGCGTCATCGTTGTCAACGACGACCGCGAGATATGGACGCAGGCGGTCTCGAAGGGACGCCTCGCCTTCGACGGCCGGACGCGCGTTCGGGTCGGCGGCGTCGGGTGGGCAGAGGACGTCCGGGTTCAGCGCCGGGGCTGGTCGGCGGTCAACGGCGGGACGGCGTATCAGGTCTGGCTTCGTGGCCCGGACGACGACGAGTGGACCCACGTCTTCGCCTCGCAACCCGCCGTCGCCGGGCCGACGCTCGCGAATCACTCGGTCGTCGTCCGACCGGCCGACGGGGAGTTCCGCCTCCTCGTCACGCGGAACAACTCGACGGTCGCCGACGCGCCGATCCCCGACCCCGGCGGGAACGTGACTCTCGCCGGCATCCGGTTCACCCGCGAGGGTCGAAAGCTGTTCGCCTCGCTCGACGGAACTCGCGTGCAGGTCGCGGCCCGCGAGACGTACCGGTGA
- a CDS encoding DNA-directed RNA polymerase subunit L: MELRVAEKADDELSIEIAGEDHTFMNVLKGTLLEHEGVAAATYDMNPEQSGGQTEPILTIKTEDGTDPLDALEDATGDIKDKTAAFRDAYESAV, translated from the coding sequence ATGGAACTACGGGTTGCCGAGAAGGCCGACGACGAACTCTCTATCGAAATCGCCGGGGAGGACCACACGTTCATGAACGTGCTGAAGGGAACTCTCCTCGAACACGAGGGCGTCGCGGCCGCGACGTACGACATGAACCCCGAGCAGTCCGGCGGACAGACCGAACCCATCCTGACCATCAAGACCGAGGACGGCACCGACCCGCTCGACGCGCTGGAAGACGCCACCGGCGACATCAAGGACAAGACCGCGGCGTTCCGCGACGCCTACGAGAGCGCAGTCTGA
- the hisF gene encoding imidazole glycerol phosphate synthase subunit HisF, whose product MTLTKRIVPCIDVDLDEDGNPAVYTGVNFENLEYTGDPVEMARRYNEAGADEFVFLDITASADGRETMLGVVEDVADEIFIPLTVGGGIRTKEDIKETLRAGADKVSINSGAIANPDLITEGADAFGSQCIVISVDAERRYDEQGEHYVEVDGESCWFECTVKGGREGTGLDVVEWAAEAEERGAGELFVNSIDADGTKDGYDIPLTKAVCDAVDTPVIASSGCGGPEDMHEVFTEAGADAGLAASIFHFGEYSIRDVKEYLAERDVPVRL is encoded by the coding sequence ATGACTCTCACCAAGCGCATCGTCCCGTGCATCGACGTGGACTTGGACGAGGACGGGAACCCGGCGGTCTACACCGGCGTCAACTTCGAGAACCTCGAATACACCGGCGACCCGGTCGAGATGGCCCGCCGGTACAACGAGGCGGGGGCCGACGAGTTCGTCTTCCTCGACATCACCGCGAGCGCCGACGGCCGCGAGACGATGCTCGGCGTCGTCGAGGACGTGGCCGACGAGATATTCATCCCGCTGACCGTGGGCGGGGGCATCCGAACCAAGGAGGACATCAAGGAGACGCTCCGGGCGGGGGCCGACAAGGTCTCCATCAACTCGGGCGCGATAGCGAACCCCGACCTCATCACCGAGGGCGCGGACGCCTTCGGAAGCCAGTGCATCGTCATCTCGGTGGACGCCGAGCGCCGCTACGACGAGCAGGGCGAACACTACGTCGAGGTGGACGGCGAGTCCTGCTGGTTCGAGTGTACCGTCAAGGGCGGCCGCGAGGGAACCGGCCTCGACGTGGTCGAGTGGGCCGCGGAGGCCGAGGAGCGCGGCGCCGGCGAGTTGTTCGTCAACTCCATCGACGCCGACGGCACGAAGGACGGCTACGATATCCCGCTGACGAAGGCGGTCTGCGACGCCGTGGACACGCCGGTCATCGCCTCCTCGGGGTGTGGCGGTCCGGAGGACATGCACGAGGTGTTCACCGAGGCGGGCGCGGACGCCGGACTCGCGGCCTCCATCTTCCACTTCGGCGAGTACTCGATTCGGGACGTCAAGGAGTATCTGGCCGAGCGCGACGTACCGGTTCGGCTCTGA
- a CDS encoding EthD family reductase — protein MSCKMVILAVRDDDTSHDECVEYMHDEHAPLVNDLPNLQRYTSSVPLDPEKAGYDYVAQLWFEDPAAMNESFESETGAEVQEDAASFLDMDATEMIPVADETTHYEAE, from the coding sequence ATGTCCTGCAAGATGGTGATTCTCGCGGTCCGGGACGACGACACCAGTCACGACGAGTGCGTCGAGTACATGCACGACGAACACGCGCCGCTGGTCAACGACCTGCCGAACCTCCAGCGGTACACGTCCTCGGTCCCGCTCGACCCCGAGAAGGCGGGCTACGACTACGTGGCCCAACTCTGGTTCGAGGACCCCGCGGCGATGAACGAGTCCTTCGAGTCCGAGACCGGCGCGGAGGTCCAGGAGGACGCGGCGTCGTTCCTCGACATGGACGCGACAGAGATGATTCCGGTCGCCGACGAGACGACCCACTACGAGGCGGAGTGA
- a CDS encoding glycoside hydrolase family 13 protein, with translation MDFSDSDPDEERAAFDQFDVDREWWKEAVVYQIYPRSFFDSDGDGVGDLRGVEAKLDYLDSFGADVVWLNPVYDSPNADNGYDIRDYRAIMDEFGTMDDFDRLLSGLHDRDIRLVMDLVVNHTSDEHEWFRKSRESKDSEFRDFYIWRDGRGDGPGGRGAPPNNWESAFGGSAWTYDEQTEQYYLHLFDEKQPDLNWENPEVRERVYEMMRWWLDKGIDGFRMDVIDLVSKADGLPDGDPDSGWTGAEHFMTGPRAHEYISEMYDEVLDGRDVMTVGEMPGATVEEAQQYLGPDGDGLNMVFHFEHVSLDYGESGDRWSVGELDLAEFKRVLTKWQNGLRGEGWNSVYLGNHDWPRIVSRFGDDGLYRIESAKMLATLLFTLRGTPYVYQGDEIGMTNFPFERESQVQDVSARNFVERKKRAGWPMDEILEVVSYRSRDNARTPMQWSDGENADFTEGEPWIPVNPNYEAVNVADATAREDSVWEYYRELIRFRKSTPAAIYGDYELLLPDDPDIYAYLRTLGDDRLLAVLNFGEGTPTFSLPESVEYEDSQCVLHNYAVDAEGPRSFELRPYEARVYELD, from the coding sequence ATGGACTTCTCCGACTCGGACCCCGACGAGGAGCGCGCGGCGTTCGACCAGTTCGACGTGGACCGCGAGTGGTGGAAGGAGGCGGTCGTCTACCAGATTTACCCGCGGAGCTTCTTCGACTCGGACGGCGACGGCGTCGGTGACCTCCGTGGCGTCGAGGCCAAGTTGGACTACCTCGACTCGTTCGGCGCGGACGTGGTGTGGCTCAACCCGGTCTACGACTCGCCGAACGCCGACAACGGCTACGACATCCGCGACTACCGGGCCATCATGGACGAGTTCGGGACGATGGACGACTTCGACCGCCTGCTCTCGGGACTCCACGACCGGGACATCAGACTCGTCATGGACCTCGTGGTCAACCACACCTCCGACGAACACGAGTGGTTCCGAAAGTCGCGCGAGTCGAAGGACAGCGAGTTCCGGGACTTCTACATCTGGCGCGACGGCCGAGGCGACGGGCCGGGCGGGAGAGGCGCTCCGCCGAACAACTGGGAGTCGGCGTTCGGCGGGTCGGCGTGGACCTACGACGAGCAGACCGAGCAGTACTACCTCCACCTGTTCGACGAGAAGCAACCCGACCTCAACTGGGAGAACCCCGAGGTCCGCGAGCGCGTCTACGAGATGATGCGCTGGTGGCTCGATAAGGGCATCGACGGCTTCCGCATGGACGTCATCGACCTCGTCTCGAAGGCCGACGGCCTGCCCGACGGCGACCCCGACTCCGGGTGGACCGGCGCGGAACACTTCATGACCGGGCCGCGCGCCCACGAGTACATCTCCGAGATGTACGACGAGGTGCTCGACGGCCGAGACGTGATGACGGTCGGCGAGATGCCCGGCGCGACGGTCGAGGAGGCCCAGCAGTACCTCGGTCCCGACGGCGACGGCCTGAACATGGTCTTTCACTTCGAGCACGTCAGCCTCGACTACGGCGAGAGCGGCGACCGGTGGAGCGTCGGCGAGTTGGACCTCGCGGAGTTCAAGCGCGTGCTGACGAAGTGGCAGAACGGACTCCGGGGCGAGGGGTGGAACAGCGTCTATCTGGGCAACCACGACTGGCCCCGCATCGTCTCGCGGTTCGGCGACGACGGCCTCTACCGCATCGAGTCGGCCAAGATGCTGGCGACGCTGCTGTTCACGCTCCGGGGGACGCCCTACGTCTATCAGGGCGACGAAATCGGCATGACGAACTTCCCGTTCGAGCGCGAGTCGCAGGTCCAAGACGTGAGCGCCCGGAACTTCGTCGAGCGAAAGAAGCGCGCGGGCTGGCCGATGGACGAGATTCTGGAGGTCGTAAGCTACCGAAGCCGGGACAACGCCCGGACGCCGATGCAGTGGTCCGACGGGGAGAACGCGGACTTCACCGAGGGGGAGCCGTGGATTCCCGTGAACCCGAACTACGAGGCGGTCAACGTCGCCGACGCGACGGCCCGCGAGGACTCCGTCTGGGAGTACTACCGGGAGCTGATTCGGTTCCGGAAATCGACGCCGGCGGCCATCTACGGCGACTACGAACTCCTCCTGCCGGACGACCCGGACATCTACGCCTACCTCCGGACGCTCGGCGACGACCGACTGCTGGCGGTCCTGAACTTCGGCGAGGGGACACCGACGTTCTCGCTCCCGGAGAGCGTCGAGTACGAGGATTCACAGTGCGTCCTCCACAACTACGCGGTCGACGCAGAGGGGCCGCGTTCCTTCGAACTGCGACCGTACGAAGCGCGAGTGTACGAACTGGACTGA
- a CDS encoding DUF7550 family protein, translating to MDDHDDQHVDADDSEHLDVDQDEYAEMDDHTDDIHGHEAVEMDRVTSPMQEFSSSQVGIGLAVLVVGLAVAFALPLIAA from the coding sequence ATGGACGACCACGACGACCAGCACGTCGACGCCGACGACAGCGAGCATCTGGACGTGGACCAGGACGAGTACGCCGAGATGGACGACCACACCGACGACATTCACGGCCACGAGGCCGTGGAGATGGACCGCGTGACCTCGCCGATGCAGGAGTTCTCGTCGTCGCAGGTCGGCATCGGCCTCGCCGTCCTCGTCGTCGGTCTCGCTGTCGCGTTCGCGCTCCCGCTCATCGCGGCGTAG